The Haloplasma contractile SSD-17B genome includes a window with the following:
- the hemZ gene encoding coproporphyrinogen dehydrogenase HemZ, with translation MRIKINGIEDEKTLFSLKKVTNTFFPEFEFVDKKKDLEVTFTISFKENTIMVLSETDQYKIIEKRTAKYKMDKRYAILGAYYRLLSKVTGKTLPYGVLNGIRPTKLVHRFLKQGIDLLHVNQILQETYFVSKEKADLLCEVATNQHRTIPDLYQLGHEISVYINIPFCPSRCSYCSFTAFKLSNKQVHVMDYIQALTKEIKALGKLLLEQNLNVTTIYIGGGTPTSLSASNLEVVLKEIQQHIPLSSLREYTVEAGRPDSITQDHLDLLKKYRVDRISINPQTFNDETLKVIGRHHNKENILSTYRMARDTGHNNINMDVIIGLPNEDANTVTNTMLQTLKLDPESITVHTLALKRSSKLSKRYDLSGVGHMTEIESMHDVVRSKLKHTAYKPYYLYRQKNILGNLENIGYAKDGYFSLYNIIIMEELQNIIGLGCGSSSKFLLGKTILSPKDLKTYVETSDEYFKKKQMALLDSIHTLRGNK, from the coding sequence ATGAGAATTAAGATCAATGGAATAGAAGATGAAAAAACATTATTCTCTTTAAAAAAAGTAACAAATACATTTTTTCCTGAGTTTGAATTTGTAGATAAAAAAAAAGACTTAGAAGTAACATTTACTATATCGTTTAAAGAAAACACCATTATGGTATTGTCAGAAACTGACCAATACAAAATTATAGAAAAACGAACTGCAAAATATAAAATGGATAAACGATATGCTATTTTAGGGGCTTATTATAGACTTTTATCTAAAGTGACTGGTAAAACACTACCTTACGGAGTATTAAATGGTATAAGGCCTACTAAACTGGTCCATCGATTTTTAAAACAAGGTATTGATTTACTTCATGTGAATCAAATTTTACAAGAAACTTATTTTGTATCGAAAGAAAAAGCAGATTTACTATGTGAAGTTGCGACCAATCAACACAGAACAATTCCTGATTTATATCAACTAGGTCACGAAATTAGTGTTTATATTAATATACCATTCTGTCCCTCGCGTTGCTCGTATTGTTCGTTTACTGCTTTTAAACTTTCTAATAAACAGGTTCATGTAATGGATTATATACAGGCATTAACGAAAGAAATAAAAGCACTTGGTAAACTATTGCTTGAACAAAATTTGAATGTAACGACAATTTACATTGGTGGTGGAACCCCGACGAGTCTATCAGCCTCTAATCTAGAAGTTGTTCTAAAAGAAATTCAACAGCATATTCCATTATCTAGTCTTAGAGAGTATACTGTAGAGGCAGGAAGACCTGATTCCATAACACAAGATCATTTAGACCTACTTAAGAAGTATAGAGTAGACAGAATTAGTATTAATCCACAAACATTTAATGATGAAACACTTAAGGTAATAGGAAGACATCATAATAAAGAGAACATTCTATCAACATATAGAATGGCAAGAGACACAGGTCACAACAATATTAATATGGACGTTATTATAGGGCTTCCTAATGAAGATGCAAATACAGTAACAAATACAATGTTACAAACTTTAAAGTTAGATCCTGAATCAATTACCGTTCACACGTTAGCTCTTAAACGATCATCTAAACTTAGTAAACGTTATGATTTAAGTGGAGTCGGTCATATGACCGAAATAGAATCAATGCACGATGTAGTCAGAAGCAAACTAAAGCATACAGCTTATAAACCCTATTATTTATATAGGCAAAAAAATATCCTTGGCAATCTTGAAAATATAGGGTATGCCAAGGATGGTTATTTCAGTTTATACAATATTATCATAATGGAAGAACTTCAAAATATAATTGGCCTTGGATGCGGATCTTCTAGTAAGTTCTTACTCGGTAAAACGATATTAAGTCCTAAAGATTTAAAGACTTATGTTGAAACAAGTGACGAGTACTTTAAGAAGAAACAAATGGCCTTGCTAGATAGCATTCATACTTTAAGGGGGAATAAATAA
- a CDS encoding 3'-5' exoribonuclease YhaM family protein, whose product MNDLFNFQNGHTIEKSELNTVSKIEDIEENKQVRLYAKIDQLNCQMTKNNTEFLNIMLMDRTGMINAKKWDASELDTKMFKSGQVVYLEGKGSKYNDKLQFIIESIRLVNESEDIDLSEFYESAPLNVDYYKKQIYGYINRIENRIIKLITENLVRKFEEAYFVFPAATRNHHAYISGLAHHVTTMLKLAENIGSIYSDLNLDLLYAGVILHDIGKVIELSDYKAPEYTPMGKLIGHLNIGATEIQVMAKELGIDSEEIMLLQHLVLSHHGHAEWGSPKEPLLKEAEILHFIDLIDSRINMVQEELDTVDEGEFTKRIYSMNGRAFYKPDLK is encoded by the coding sequence ATGAATGATTTATTTAACTTTCAAAATGGACACACGATAGAAAAAAGTGAATTGAATACAGTAAGTAAAATTGAGGACATAGAAGAGAATAAACAGGTAAGGCTGTACGCTAAGATAGATCAACTTAACTGTCAAATGACAAAGAACAATACCGAGTTCTTAAATATAATGCTTATGGATCGAACAGGCATGATTAATGCTAAGAAATGGGATGCATCTGAGTTAGATACTAAAATGTTTAAATCAGGTCAAGTTGTGTATCTCGAGGGTAAAGGAAGCAAATACAATGATAAACTACAATTTATAATTGAATCTATACGCTTAGTGAATGAATCAGAAGATATTGATTTAAGTGAATTTTATGAGTCAGCTCCTCTAAATGTTGATTATTATAAAAAACAAATTTATGGTTACATAAATCGTATAGAGAACAGAATAATCAAATTAATTACCGAAAACTTGGTTAGGAAGTTTGAGGAAGCATATTTTGTTTTCCCAGCAGCGACTAGAAATCATCATGCTTATATTTCTGGTCTTGCTCACCATGTGACTACGATGTTGAAGCTTGCAGAGAATATTGGATCTATTTATAGTGATCTTAATTTAGACTTATTATATGCAGGTGTCATTCTTCATGATATAGGTAAAGTAATTGAACTCTCTGATTATAAAGCACCTGAATATACGCCTATGGGAAAATTAATTGGGCATTTAAATATCGGAGCGACTGAAATACAAGTAATGGCAAAAGAACTTGGTATTGATTCCGAAGAAATCATGTTGCTTCAACATTTAGTACTATCTCACCACGGTCATGCAGAGTGGGGTTCACCTAAAGAACCACTCCTAAAAGAGGCTGAAATACTACATTTTATTGACTTGATTGATTCACGAATTAATATGGTTCAGGAGGAACTAGATACAGTTGATGAAGGTGAGTTTACAAAGCGTATCTACTCGATGAATGGACGTGCCTTTTACAAACCGGATTTGAAATAA
- a CDS encoding peptidylprolyl isomerase, whose product MDIKDALLKKGLPIVIVLAIIIGIAIFLSRPETTPTVTNADQVVAKLKGEEVTKGELYERIKNSASLSYILTQSDTAGQLYFLDIIDRELLSDYEHEDIEDDIDKKIQFAKLMQGGEEAYDEFLSSLGLTETEAREYYKISLLRKEAARQRANDEITEDDVTDALNAIRPEVCIIPLRYLSEDAANDALDLANGQNDDLSNEDIKLNFDVEYDSEGNDDIRMTGNVSDTECDYVKLSFEKTANDFPTQLLEYIDNMEDNTYTESPVSFEDDDDDATNDDPYFYLVYKVSTDALPSRDEVRETLITEKVNTEGYMNETIFKLRRDADLKIFDNKLEEAYLSIDEDFEEIEDKSDETVLSFTSNGKKIKLSAEELYQETKMVFGVTKALTTINLGALQSVDDIKLTRQEVRDLKLELKEMKAAFGSQNYAQYGITWEDYLNYYYGVRTEEAALEVMKLNQLQLDYLDHIDPVTEQDIQDAFDDWFRIKATHLLFECDTTKDDIDDKACDLAKTEAEKVITELETVADSKLLVELKAKVDEYTDEDGNFTIEGLKVRTQDLGWFGPLEEQTDQQGQPTGQYKRMVPEFEAAAQAIEVGEITLTPVKTDFGYHIILKTEEEARPEIDTAEYTAIIEKIEAKLLREQKAPERLQKQMAKLRDELEFTFKDDELQDQYEIIQAIYLKEETTEE is encoded by the coding sequence CTTGCTATTATAATTGGAATTGCGATTTTCTTATCTAGACCAGAGACAACACCTACCGTAACGAATGCTGATCAGGTTGTAGCAAAACTTAAAGGCGAAGAAGTAACGAAGGGTGAGTTATATGAGAGAATTAAGAATTCAGCAAGTTTATCTTACATTTTAACTCAGAGTGATACGGCAGGACAATTATACTTTTTGGATATAATTGACCGTGAACTTTTAAGTGATTACGAGCACGAAGATATTGAAGACGATATAGATAAAAAGATTCAATTTGCAAAGCTAATGCAAGGTGGAGAGGAAGCATATGATGAGTTTCTATCTTCTTTAGGACTTACTGAAACTGAAGCGAGAGAATACTATAAGATTTCGTTATTACGTAAAGAAGCTGCTAGACAGCGTGCAAATGACGAAATCACTGAAGATGATGTAACGGATGCGCTTAATGCAATTCGACCAGAAGTGTGTATTATTCCATTACGTTATCTGTCTGAAGATGCTGCTAATGATGCACTAGATCTTGCAAATGGTCAGAATGACGACTTATCTAACGAAGATATTAAATTAAACTTTGACGTAGAATATGATTCAGAAGGTAATGATGATATTCGAATGACTGGGAATGTATCTGATACCGAGTGTGACTATGTAAAGTTATCATTTGAAAAAACAGCAAACGACTTCCCTACTCAATTACTTGAGTACATTGACAATATGGAAGATAATACTTACACAGAATCACCAGTTTCATTTGAAGACGATGATGATGACGCTACTAATGATGACCCTTATTTTTATTTAGTGTACAAGGTAAGTACTGATGCACTTCCTTCTCGTGATGAAGTTCGTGAAACCCTTATTACCGAAAAAGTGAACACTGAGGGATACATGAACGAAACAATCTTCAAACTACGTAGAGATGCAGATTTGAAAATCTTTGATAATAAGTTAGAGGAAGCGTACTTGTCAATCGATGAAGATTTTGAAGAAATTGAAGATAAATCTGATGAGACAGTGTTAAGTTTTACTTCTAATGGTAAAAAAATAAAACTATCTGCTGAAGAATTATACCAAGAAACTAAGATGGTGTTTGGTGTAACAAAAGCATTAACAACAATTAACCTTGGTGCACTTCAATCAGTTGACGATATTAAACTTACTCGTCAGGAGGTTAGAGACCTTAAACTTGAACTGAAAGAAATGAAAGCTGCTTTTGGTAGTCAAAATTATGCACAGTATGGCATTACATGGGAAGATTACTTGAATTACTATTATGGTGTCCGAACAGAAGAAGCAGCCTTAGAAGTTATGAAATTAAATCAGTTACAACTTGATTATCTTGATCACATTGACCCTGTTACAGAACAAGATATACAGGACGCATTTGATGATTGGTTTAGAATAAAAGCGACTCATCTACTATTCGAGTGCGATACAACGAAAGATGATATTGACGATAAAGCATGTGACTTAGCAAAGACAGAAGCAGAGAAGGTCATTACTGAATTAGAAACTGTTGCTGATAGTAAACTACTAGTTGAACTGAAAGCAAAAGTTGATGAGTACACAGATGAAGATGGCAACTTCACTATTGAAGGATTAAAGGTTAGAACGCAAGACTTAGGATGGTTTGGACCTTTAGAAGAACAAACTGATCAGCAAGGTCAGCCTACCGGTCAATATAAGCGTATGGTACCTGAATTCGAAGCTGCGGCACAGGCAATTGAAGTTGGGGAAATCACCCTTACACCTGTTAAGACAGACTTCGGATATCATATCATCCTAAAAACAGAAGAAGAAGCACGTCCTGAAATAGATACTGCAGAATATACTGCTATCATTGAGAAAATAGAGGCTAAGCTTTTACGCGAACAAAAAGCGCCTGAACGTTTGCAAAAACAGATGGCTAAACTTCGTGATGAATTAGAATTCACATTTAAGGATGATGAATTACAAGATCAGTACGAGATCATCCAAGCTATCTATTTAAAAGAAGAAACGACTGAAGAGTAA
- a CDS encoding metal-sensitive transcriptional regulator, with the protein MEEKQKIINRLKRIEGQVRGVTKMIEEEKDCRSVVTQVTAVKSAMERTLALIVAKNLEKCLFDKINKGENADDAIKEAIEMMTKSM; encoded by the coding sequence ATGGAAGAAAAACAAAAAATTATAAATCGCTTAAAACGAATTGAGGGTCAGGTTCGAGGCGTAACGAAAATGATTGAGGAAGAAAAAGATTGTAGGTCGGTTGTTACACAAGTTACAGCAGTTAAGTCTGCAATGGAGCGAACGCTTGCATTAATCGTTGCTAAGAATTTAGAGAAATGCCTATTTGACAAGATCAATAAAGGTGAAAATGCGGATGATGCAATTAAAGAAGCTATTGAAATGATGACAAAAAGTATGTAA